A DNA window from Paenibacillus sp. HWE-109 contains the following coding sequences:
- a CDS encoding deoxynucleoside kinase has translation MAVIVVGGMIGLGKTSVSTLLGQELNSNVFYESVDDNPILPLFYTATPEEIEKKRYPFLLQLHFLNTRFKAIKQALVHNRNVLDRSIYEDWYFAKVNRELGRISQLEFEVYEGLADNMMSELAELPKKAPDLMVYLKASFETVMHRIGLRGRSFEQDQSLVDYYRQLWSGYDDWVMNHYQASEVLIIDMDVVDVVNRSEDALALVDQVRAKLSELSIV, from the coding sequence ATGGCAGTGATTGTGGTTGGGGGAATGATCGGTTTAGGCAAGACATCCGTATCCACTTTGTTGGGTCAAGAGCTTAATTCAAATGTATTTTATGAGAGTGTGGACGATAATCCGATATTGCCATTATTTTATACAGCAACCCCGGAAGAAATTGAGAAGAAACGTTACCCGTTTCTGCTGCAATTGCACTTCCTGAATACTAGATTTAAGGCGATCAAACAAGCATTAGTACATAATCGCAATGTGTTGGATCGGAGCATCTACGAAGATTGGTACTTTGCGAAGGTGAATCGTGAATTGGGACGTATTTCTCAGCTGGAATTCGAAGTTTATGAAGGGTTGGCAGACAATATGATGTCTGAACTTGCTGAACTTCCCAAGAAAGCACCGGATTTAATGGTTTATCTCAAAGCCTCTTTCGAAACGGTTATGCACCGTATTGGATTGCGCGGTCGCAGCTTTGAACAAGATCAGTCATTAGTTGACTACTATCGTCAGCTGTGGTCGGGGTACGATGATTGGGTGATGAACCACTATCAGGCATCTGAAGTTTTGATTATCGATATGGATGTTGTGGATGTCGTTAACCGTTCGGAAGATGCTTTAGCACTGGTAGATCAAGTTCGCGCTAAACTTTCAGAATTGTCGATCGTTTAA
- a CDS encoding FAD-dependent monooxygenase, which produces MKNNGAASKKALILGAGIGGLTTALFLQKQGWDIAIYEKKQELSEFGAGIVLAANAMHVLKKLDVADKVKQAGAKVGKADIRAWEGRAITSVPVDLQADKYKTYSYLIHRAKLQAILAHELGARVTLHMNKKLNDIVQDETGVTLRFEDGSEDKGHLLIGCDGIHSQSVALLFGHQPLRYSGFHALRGITTFTDQRYPREIGGGFEAWGKGKRFGFSQIGENQVYWFAAVNSAPGAKILLKKEHALQQFKGWFQPIEAVIQSTAEASILFHDIYDRVPLKSWSKGRVTLLGDAAHPMLPNLGQGGAQAMEDASVLADCLSQIEASRLEDLEAALAAYERTRMPRAHRVVQQSRRMSRVVQMSNPIGLMLRNKVLGIMPAKVQISQLDWLLGHRV; this is translated from the coding sequence ATGAAGAACAATGGTGCAGCTTCTAAAAAGGCGCTTATTCTAGGAGCGGGAATCGGCGGTCTGACCACAGCGCTTTTTTTGCAAAAGCAAGGTTGGGACATTGCCATCTATGAGAAGAAGCAAGAACTCTCTGAATTTGGTGCAGGCATTGTGTTGGCCGCGAACGCCATGCATGTATTAAAGAAACTTGATGTAGCAGACAAAGTTAAGCAGGCGGGCGCAAAAGTTGGGAAGGCTGATATCCGTGCTTGGGAAGGCCGAGCCATTACGTCTGTACCCGTTGATCTACAAGCCGATAAATATAAGACTTACAGCTATCTAATCCATCGCGCCAAGCTGCAAGCTATTTTGGCTCACGAGCTCGGTGCCCGTGTAACTCTCCATATGAATAAAAAACTGAATGATATCGTTCAGGATGAAACCGGTGTGACGCTTAGATTCGAGGATGGCAGCGAAGATAAGGGGCATCTCTTGATTGGTTGCGATGGTATTCATTCACAATCGGTTGCTTTGTTATTCGGGCATCAACCGCTTAGATACTCGGGGTTTCATGCTTTGCGCGGCATAACAACCTTTACGGATCAACGGTATCCACGAGAGATCGGTGGCGGCTTTGAGGCGTGGGGAAAAGGGAAGCGCTTCGGCTTTTCGCAAATTGGCGAGAATCAGGTTTATTGGTTTGCTGCTGTTAACTCCGCGCCAGGAGCCAAGATACTTCTTAAGAAAGAGCATGCCCTTCAGCAATTCAAGGGTTGGTTCCAACCGATTGAGGCTGTCATTCAGTCCACGGCGGAGGCATCCATTCTTTTTCATGATATTTATGATCGGGTGCCGCTTAAAAGTTGGAGCAAAGGGCGAGTAACGCTGCTAGGAGATGCCGCGCATCCCATGCTGCCTAATCTGGGGCAGGGCGGAGCACAAGCGATGGAAGATGCCAGTGTCCTTGCTGATTGCTTATCTCAAATTGAAGCTTCCCGCTTAGAAGATCTTGAAGCGGCGTTGGCTGCTTACGAACGAACTCGAATGCCCCGTGCACATCGCGTCGTTCAGCAATCCAGACGGATGTCGCGAGTCGTTCAAATGAGCAATCCGATAGGGCTGATGCTTCGTAACAAGGTTCTTGGTATTATGCCTGCTAAAGTCCAAATTAGTCAGCTGGATTGGCTGTTGGGACATCGTGTGTAA
- a CDS encoding zinc dependent phospholipase C family protein yields MPNIWTHLIFGQEIMKQLGHAPMLNDKQLRNIFSLGCQGPDFLFYHNFLPWKKDKKMNELGSLMHAQQCGPFIEDILLHVQGRGLYNPAVVYALGFITHHILDRNMHPYVFYKSGFKKWDHQRFEIILDTLIVRQKLGIQTWKTPVWKEIYVGDALPLGIIPALANAAANQYKDRTSQITEKDWNDAYSDMIRAQRLFHDPKGIKRLLTLGQISPLVYTKHPAPLDYLNEAKTVWNCPTSQGETYTYSVWDLWDLAMEDGLLVVQSAIQALQSGSSSDFSLLHERLGNRSYETGKPCDSGLQIKYVKPIL; encoded by the coding sequence TTGCCAAATATTTGGACGCATCTTATTTTCGGACAAGAAATAATGAAACAGCTCGGCCATGCTCCTATGCTGAATGATAAGCAACTGCGAAATATTTTCTCTCTTGGCTGTCAGGGGCCTGATTTCCTTTTCTATCATAACTTTCTGCCTTGGAAAAAAGACAAGAAGATGAATGAATTAGGCTCTCTTATGCATGCACAGCAGTGCGGGCCATTCATCGAGGATATCCTTCTTCATGTACAAGGCAGAGGCTTGTATAATCCTGCTGTTGTATATGCGCTTGGATTCATCACCCATCACATTCTCGATCGCAACATGCATCCCTATGTATTCTACAAATCTGGTTTCAAAAAGTGGGATCATCAACGTTTTGAGATTATTCTGGACACGCTGATCGTTCGTCAAAAGCTGGGCATACAGACTTGGAAAACACCAGTTTGGAAAGAAATTTACGTCGGTGACGCGCTCCCGTTAGGGATTATTCCCGCGCTTGCGAATGCAGCTGCTAATCAGTATAAGGATCGAACATCGCAAATTACCGAGAAGGATTGGAACGATGCCTATAGCGATATGATCCGGGCACAGCGGTTATTTCATGATCCAAAAGGGATCAAACGCCTGTTGACCTTGGGTCAAATCTCACCGCTAGTCTACACCAAACATCCGGCTCCGCTAGATTATCTCAACGAAGCCAAGACGGTTTGGAATTGTCCTACCTCACAGGGCGAAACTTACACGTACAGTGTTTGGGACCTCTGGGACCTTGCGATGGAAGATGGGCTGCTTGTTGTCCAATCCGCCATACAAGCGCTGCAAAGCGGTTCCTCGTCCGACTTTAGCCTTTTGCATGAAAGACTCGGCAATCGTTCATATGAAACTGGCAAACCTTGCGACAGCGGCTTACAAATCAAGTATGTGAAGCCTATCCTTTAG
- a CDS encoding MBL fold metallo-hydrolase, with protein sequence MQIANGLFMLELSVPVMGGIDVIHPTLLCDENGAVLVDTGFPGVLPLIRQAMEQEGVSLQALHSVIITHQDIDHIGSLPTLLSELEQKLHVLATEIERPYIQGEKMLIKVTPEAIDKAVASLPANVSPEWRQAFRTTLENPPKGQVTGLLSSNQQLPYAGGLLVIDTPGHTPGHISLYHPASKTLIAADALVIHNGQLLGPVPDYCVDYALAMQSVKKLTALDIDQVICFHGGLYRANVNSRIAELAAAAKNI encoded by the coding sequence ATGCAAATTGCTAATGGTCTTTTTATGCTCGAGCTTTCTGTCCCTGTAATGGGCGGGATCGACGTGATTCATCCTACTCTTTTGTGTGATGAGAATGGCGCCGTCTTAGTGGATACTGGTTTCCCTGGCGTTCTCCCGCTTATCCGCCAAGCAATGGAGCAAGAAGGCGTGTCACTTCAAGCACTTCACTCCGTTATTATTACCCACCAAGACATCGATCATATCGGGAGTTTGCCAACTTTATTATCCGAATTGGAACAGAAATTGCATGTTTTGGCTACCGAGATCGAAAGACCCTATATTCAAGGTGAAAAAATGCTGATTAAAGTAACACCTGAGGCTATCGATAAAGCTGTGGCAAGCTTACCCGCTAATGTCTCGCCGGAATGGCGCCAAGCATTTCGCACAACCTTAGAAAATCCACCCAAGGGCCAAGTCACCGGGCTGCTAAGCAGCAATCAGCAGCTTCCTTATGCCGGCGGCCTTCTTGTCATCGATACACCTGGACATACACCGGGTCACATCAGTCTGTACCACCCTGCCAGTAAAACCTTGATCGCAGCAGATGCTCTCGTTATTCATAACGGTCAACTCCTGGGACCTGTGCCTGATTACTGTGTGGATTATGCCCTGGCGATGCAGTCCGTCAAGAAACTCACCGCTCTGGATATTGACCAAGTGATTTGCTTTCACGGTGGCTTGTATCGCGCCAATGTCAACAGTCGTATCGCTGAGCTTGCGGCAGCGGCGAAAAACATATAA
- a CDS encoding PAS domain S-box protein, translating into MNRVNNPLNVTTSADPDNIQGLLSRTEPSFASIFEYTTVGMALISLHGHWMRMNSSMCSLSGYAEEDLLYKELHDLFLPDEKIKMRARISQLLSGDIRAIHMEKKLIQKEGNILGVECDMSLVRDAYNQPLYFISQIRPLPPKSEMEQKLAESEQRYKSLIEHNPAGILTCDLNGLIKNVNPAMERILGFLESDMIGQPINHFWGKENEDIGSSDNVVMQADNYMLRVSHKNGGIIELGLKNVPIIVNGTIEGVYLIARDITQHNKDRESLRVAQQDLHDTVRRQQGMTMKFRQMRGKFIHTLCDGELLYRLGYKPSNILGNDLYKIWPFYMAANIESYYSKSWNGDQNVMYETTFRGITYLTSLRPIYENGRVVEVIGSCVDITERKRMETELRETKELLESFINNTTDAICVLDLHACVISVNAAYEQIFGWPPGELLNRTLPIYPAYLEEQRREIYEMLKAGKQISGLETVRLRKDGQLVHVSVTKTPIKNEKGEIIGFAGITRDITERKRTEELLRKSDKLSVAGQLAAGLAHEIRNPLTSLRGFLQLLQSDMKGKQHYFDIMLSELDRINFIVSEFLVIAKPEAIHYKKSDLQGILQTVVALLETQAVLCNVELILEFESEIPELICSEMHLKQLFINLVKNAMEAIPKDGQIKMTVSLQGTDLIRVRTEDNGCGIPEERLKQLGEPFYTTKEKGTGLGLMMCFKIVEAHKGTMTIQSQLGEGTMIDVFLPTQPNNGEIVEST; encoded by the coding sequence ATGAATAGGGTCAATAATCCGCTGAATGTCACAACCAGTGCAGATCCAGACAATATTCAGGGTCTGCTTTCGAGAACGGAACCGTCCTTTGCCTCAATCTTTGAATACACGACGGTTGGTATGGCGCTTATTTCACTTCATGGACACTGGATGAGAATGAATAGCAGTATGTGCAGTTTGTCAGGCTACGCGGAAGAAGATTTGTTATACAAAGAGCTACATGATCTTTTTCTGCCTGATGAGAAGATAAAAATGCGAGCGCGCATTTCGCAATTGCTATCCGGAGATATTCGTGCCATTCACATGGAGAAGAAACTGATTCAGAAGGAAGGCAATATTTTAGGCGTAGAATGTGACATGTCATTAGTAAGAGACGCTTACAATCAACCGCTTTATTTTATTTCTCAAATCAGACCTTTACCACCAAAATCAGAAATGGAACAAAAACTTGCTGAGAGTGAACAACGCTACAAATCATTAATCGAACATAATCCAGCCGGGATTCTGACGTGTGATCTGAACGGTTTGATTAAAAACGTGAACCCTGCGATGGAACGAATTCTGGGCTTTCTGGAGTCGGATATGATAGGACAGCCTATCAATCACTTTTGGGGCAAAGAAAATGAGGACATAGGCTCATCCGATAATGTCGTTATGCAAGCTGACAACTATATGCTTAGGGTTTCACATAAGAATGGCGGAATCATAGAACTTGGATTAAAAAATGTGCCAATCATTGTCAATGGGACAATAGAAGGCGTTTACTTAATAGCAAGAGATATAACGCAGCATAATAAGGATCGTGAATCCTTGCGGGTAGCGCAGCAGGATCTCCATGACACTGTTCGCAGACAGCAAGGGATGACGATGAAGTTCAGACAGATGCGCGGGAAATTCATACATACGTTATGTGATGGGGAACTGCTGTATCGATTAGGGTATAAGCCGTCGAATATATTAGGCAATGATTTATATAAAATTTGGCCGTTCTATATGGCAGCCAACATTGAAAGCTATTACAGCAAATCCTGGAACGGCGATCAAAATGTGATGTACGAGACCACGTTCCGAGGGATTACGTATCTGACCTCACTGCGTCCCATTTATGAAAATGGTCGTGTAGTTGAAGTCATCGGATCTTGTGTGGATATTACGGAGCGCAAGCGGATGGAGACGGAGCTTAGAGAAACGAAAGAGCTGCTGGAGTCATTCATCAATAATACAACGGATGCGATCTGTGTGCTCGATTTGCATGCGTGCGTCATTTCCGTAAATGCCGCGTACGAGCAAATCTTTGGATGGCCTCCCGGTGAACTGCTTAATCGAACTTTGCCGATCTATCCAGCCTATCTGGAAGAGCAGCGCAGAGAAATATACGAAATGCTCAAGGCGGGCAAGCAGATCTCCGGTTTGGAGACAGTTCGCTTGCGCAAAGATGGACAGCTTGTACATGTGAGCGTGACCAAAACACCGATCAAAAACGAGAAAGGCGAAATTATCGGATTCGCAGGTATCACGCGAGATATTACGGAGCGCAAGCGAACGGAAGAGCTGCTGCGCAAGTCGGATAAGCTGTCTGTCGCGGGTCAATTAGCGGCAGGGCTGGCGCATGAAATTAGAAATCCGTTAACCTCGCTTCGCGGATTCTTGCAGCTGCTGCAGAGTGATATGAAAGGAAAGCAGCACTATTTTGACATTATGCTGTCTGAATTGGATCGGATTAATTTCATTGTGAGCGAGTTCCTAGTGATTGCCAAGCCGGAAGCCATTCACTATAAAAAAAGTGACTTGCAGGGGATTCTGCAAACCGTAGTGGCTCTATTGGAAACACAAGCAGTGCTTTGCAATGTAGAGTTAATCCTGGAGTTCGAATCCGAGATACCTGAGTTGATTTGTTCGGAGATGCATTTAAAGCAATTATTTATTAATTTGGTTAAAAATGCGATGGAAGCCATCCCCAAAGATGGCCAAATCAAGATGACAGTTTCCCTGCAAGGGACTGATTTGATTAGAGTCAGAACTGAGGATAACGGCTGCGGCATCCCGGAGGAACGACTGAAACAGCTGGGAGAACCTTTCTACACGACGAAGGAGAAGGGGACAGGACTCGGTTTGATGATGTGTTTCAAAATCGTAGAAGCCCACAAAGGGACGATGACGATTCAAAGTCAATTGGGTGAAGGAACGATGATAGACGTATTTCTGCCTACCCAACCGAATAACGGAGAGATCGTGGAAAGCACGTAG
- the cyoA gene encoding ubiquinol oxidase subunit II, which yields MKKRKLVRALLPLMMIAFIVVLSGCSQAMVLDPKGPVGAEQKDLIMISTVLCTIILVPVLALTAWIVWRYRDKAGNKASYKPNWAHSTTLEVVWWAIPIIIIATLAVVTVRYTHALEPSKPLKSDKAPITIQVTSLDWKWLFTYPEQGIATVNYLQIPEDTPIKFELTSDAPMNSFWVPQLGGQIYTMSGMAMTLYLQADEIGHYFGTGANFSGEHFADMTFDVNATSQQDFEEFIAKTKKVPTKLTMESYEALAKPGKSGVQYFSAIPDGLFEKVVTKYTKGQSAHSGHGSGETTTEAKKASGSETSKDMDKMDHSQMKMTK from the coding sequence ATGAAGAAAAGAAAACTCGTACGAGCTCTACTGCCCCTGATGATGATTGCTTTCATCGTTGTCTTGTCAGGCTGCAGCCAAGCCATGGTACTGGATCCCAAAGGTCCCGTTGGAGCGGAACAGAAAGATTTGATTATGATTTCAACCGTTTTATGCACGATTATCCTTGTACCAGTCCTTGCACTTACAGCTTGGATTGTATGGCGGTATCGAGATAAAGCTGGTAACAAGGCTTCCTATAAGCCGAATTGGGCACATAGCACAACGTTGGAAGTAGTGTGGTGGGCGATACCGATTATTATTATCGCTACACTTGCTGTTGTGACCGTGCGTTATACGCACGCACTCGAACCTTCTAAACCTTTGAAATCCGATAAGGCTCCCATCACGATTCAAGTTACATCGCTCGATTGGAAATGGCTGTTCACTTATCCGGAACAAGGCATTGCTACAGTCAACTACTTGCAGATCCCGGAAGATACGCCGATTAAGTTTGAACTTACTTCCGATGCACCGATGAACTCATTCTGGGTTCCGCAGCTGGGAGGACAAATTTATACGATGTCTGGCATGGCGATGACGCTTTATTTGCAAGCGGATGAAATTGGCCATTATTTTGGAACGGGTGCTAACTTCAGCGGCGAGCACTTTGCTGATATGACCTTCGACGTGAATGCAACTTCACAGCAAGATTTCGAAGAGTTTATCGCCAAAACGAAAAAAGTTCCGACGAAACTAACGATGGAAAGCTATGAAGCTTTAGCTAAGCCAGGCAAGTCTGGCGTGCAATATTTCTCAGCTATTCCAGATGGCTTGTTCGAGAAGGTTGTTACCAAGTATACAAAAGGTCAATCCGCGCACAGTGGTCATGGCAGTGGAGAAACGACGACAGAGGCGAAGAAAGCCTCAGGGTCGGAGACATCTAAGGATATGGACAAGATGGACCACAGTCAAATGAAAATGACCAAATGA
- a CDS encoding cbb3-type cytochrome c oxidase subunit I, with translation MLDKIKQFASEFFVTGDPLILGAQVSIGLSMVAMIFVLTYFRKWGWLWKEWLTSVDHKRIGIMYIICSIMMLFRGGVDALLMRLQLAMPNSEFLQADHYNQIFTTHGVIMILFMAMPLMFGLFNIVVPLQIGARDVAYPFLNSLSFWMFFWGAMLFNVSFVIGGSPDAGWLSYPPLSELSHSPGVGQNFYIWGIQISGIGSLATGINFIVTILKMRAPGMKLMKMPMFTWSVFSSCIMIIFAFPILTVTLALLFLDRFLGAHFFTLDGGGNPMMYINLIWMWGHPEVYIVVVPAFGIFSEIVSTFSKKKLFGYKSMVFAMLIISLLSFFTWAHHFFTMGSGANVNAFFAISTMLIAIPTGAKVFNWLFTMYRGKIRFTTPMMWTVAFIPCFVIGGMTGVLLSVAPADFQFHNSYFLIAHFHQVLIGGVAFGYFAGLYYWWPKMFGFKLNEHLGKWAFWLWNIGFYVCFMPQYFLGLDGMTRRTYTYDFDMGWGPLNLVSTVGGFLMGVGFIFQVWQIAHSIKFREADVNGDPWEGRTLEWSIPSPAPIYNFAVLPQVSEADAWWEEKEKRAASGKSAAPIVYEPIHMPKNSAIPFIISTFWFFAGFGFVWGWMWLTIPALIGVGICMIARSFSYDTDYYIPADEVKRTEAALKGAKL, from the coding sequence ATGTTGGATAAAATCAAACAGTTCGCATCGGAGTTTTTCGTTACCGGCGATCCGCTCATTTTAGGCGCTCAAGTAAGTATCGGACTCTCGATGGTGGCCATGATTTTTGTGCTGACCTATTTCAGAAAATGGGGCTGGCTTTGGAAAGAATGGTTAACAAGCGTTGATCATAAACGAATTGGGATTATGTATATCATCTGTTCGATTATGATGTTGTTCCGCGGCGGTGTCGATGCGCTCCTTATGCGTCTGCAGCTCGCAATGCCGAATAGTGAGTTTTTACAAGCAGATCATTATAATCAAATTTTCACTACCCATGGTGTAATCATGATTTTGTTCATGGCGATGCCATTGATGTTCGGTTTGTTTAACATTGTTGTCCCGCTTCAAATCGGAGCCAGAGACGTGGCCTATCCGTTCTTGAACTCACTTAGCTTCTGGATGTTTTTCTGGGGCGCAATGCTGTTCAATGTATCGTTCGTTATCGGTGGTTCACCGGACGCAGGGTGGCTCAGCTATCCACCGCTTTCGGAGTTGTCGCATAGTCCCGGCGTAGGGCAGAACTTCTATATCTGGGGAATTCAGATTTCCGGTATTGGTAGTTTGGCAACCGGGATCAACTTTATCGTAACGATTCTGAAAATGCGTGCACCAGGCATGAAGCTAATGAAGATGCCTATGTTTACTTGGTCCGTATTTTCAAGCTGTATCATGATTATCTTTGCTTTCCCAATCTTGACGGTAACTTTGGCTTTGCTGTTCCTGGATCGCTTTCTTGGCGCACATTTCTTCACCTTGGATGGCGGCGGAAATCCGATGATGTACATCAACTTAATTTGGATGTGGGGGCACCCCGAGGTTTACATTGTCGTCGTACCCGCTTTCGGGATTTTCTCGGAAATCGTGTCGACGTTCTCCAAAAAGAAATTATTCGGCTACAAATCCATGGTTTTCGCCATGTTGATTATCAGTTTATTGTCCTTCTTCACATGGGCTCATCACTTCTTCACGATGGGTTCAGGTGCGAATGTGAACGCCTTTTTCGCCATCAGCACCATGTTGATCGCGATCCCGACGGGGGCCAAAGTGTTTAACTGGCTCTTCACGATGTACCGCGGTAAAATTCGCTTTACAACACCGATGATGTGGACGGTCGCTTTCATTCCATGTTTTGTTATTGGTGGTATGACAGGGGTTCTGCTCTCTGTAGCTCCTGCGGATTTCCAATTTCACAACAGTTACTTCTTGATTGCGCATTTCCATCAGGTTTTAATCGGCGGGGTAGCGTTCGGTTACTTCGCAGGCCTTTACTACTGGTGGCCAAAAATGTTCGGCTTCAAGCTTAATGAGCATTTAGGCAAATGGGCTTTCTGGCTGTGGAACATTGGTTTCTATGTATGTTTCATGCCGCAATATTTCTTGGGCTTGGATGGTATGACTCGCCGTACGTATACGTACGATTTCGATATGGGCTGGGGACCGCTTAATCTCGTGTCCACAGTTGGCGGCTTCTTGATGGGGGTCGGGTTCATCTTCCAAGTATGGCAAATCGCCCACTCGATTAAATTCAGAGAAGCGGATGTGAACGGTGATCCGTGGGAAGGTCGTACGCTCGAATGGTCCATTCCATCACCAGCTCCGATCTATAACTTTGCGGTGCTTCCGCAAGTTAGCGAAGCAGATGCTTGGTGGGAAGAGAAAGAGAAGCGAGCTGCCTCAGGCAAATCCGCTGCACCAATTGTCTATGAACCTATTCATATGCCTAAGAACTCAGCGATTCCATTCATTATTTCGACGTTCTGGTTCTTTGCCGGATTCGGTTTCGTATGGGGCTGGATGTGGCTGACGATTCCGGCTTTAATCGGAGTAGGGATCTGCATGATTGCACGTTCGTTCTCGTATGATACGGATTACTATATACCGGCTGATGAAGTGAAACGGACAGAAGCCGCATTGAAAGGAGCGAAACTCTAA
- a CDS encoding DUF4870 domain-containing protein yields MHDSTDIQNNKGMAIVAYILFFIPLIAAKDSKFAWYHANQGLTLLVTAVIVNVILGIIPFIGWILLPLANLAIFILAILGIVAAAQGQAKPLPLIGKYTLLK; encoded by the coding sequence ATGCATGATTCGACGGATATTCAAAACAATAAGGGAATGGCAATCGTTGCTTACATCTTGTTTTTCATCCCGCTCATCGCTGCCAAAGATTCCAAATTCGCTTGGTACCATGCGAATCAAGGTCTCACATTATTGGTAACGGCGGTAATTGTGAATGTGATTTTAGGTATTATTCCGTTCATTGGTTGGATTCTGCTGCCGTTAGCTAACTTGGCAATTTTTATTCTTGCCATCTTGGGCATCGTAGCTGCGGCACAAGGTCAAGCCAAGCCATTGCCGCTGATCGGGAAGTACACGCTTTTGAAATAA
- a CDS encoding M3 family oligoendopeptidase, translating to MKFQDFKYERPDFQAFEAKFKGLLEQFKQASSFADQDQAMEAIVHLRSELDSMESIARIRHSVDTTDEFYKAEQEFLDEIEPLYQGLVTDFYQALIDSTYRTELELKWGKQLFRIASLALKTFSPEIVEDLVQENKLASEYSKLLASAKLVYEGEERNLSQLAPFQVSTDRKVRKEANDVRYSFFIAHEAKLDELYDQLVKIRSVIARKLGFTNFVELAYARLNRSDYNAKDVEAFRKQVHEHIVPAATKLKNRQKARIGVDSLHYYDDKFGFPSGNATPKGDADWIVEQASKMYAELSPETDEFFTFMIENGLMDLVAKKGKRVGGYCSYISSYQAPYIFSNFNGTSGDIDVLTHEVGHAFQGFSSREFQVPEYIFPTLEACEIHSMSMEFLAWPWMSLFFAEETDKYKFKHLSESLLFIPYGVAVDEFQHRVYEQPELTPAERKQVWREVERKYLPHRVYEDNDYLERGGFWQQQPHIYKSPFYYIDYTLAQVCAFQFWKRANENPETAWQDYLRLCKQGGSQSFTELVEVARLISPFQDGCVASVIGQIESWLDQIDDKSL from the coding sequence ATGAAATTTCAAGATTTTAAGTATGAAAGGCCTGACTTTCAAGCTTTTGAAGCCAAATTCAAAGGACTCTTGGAACAATTTAAACAAGCTTCTTCGTTTGCCGACCAAGATCAAGCGATGGAAGCAATCGTTCATCTGCGCAGTGAATTGGATTCTATGGAGTCTATTGCGAGAATTCGTCATAGTGTGGATACAACGGATGAGTTCTATAAAGCGGAGCAAGAGTTTCTGGATGAAATAGAACCGTTATATCAAGGGTTGGTTACTGATTTCTATCAAGCGCTTATTGATTCTACATACCGCACAGAACTTGAGCTTAAATGGGGGAAACAGCTGTTCAGAATTGCTTCGCTCGCTCTGAAAACATTTTCACCGGAGATTGTCGAGGATTTGGTTCAGGAGAATAAACTAGCAAGTGAATATTCCAAGCTGTTGGCTTCAGCCAAGCTGGTTTATGAAGGAGAAGAACGTAATTTATCGCAACTTGCTCCTTTTCAAGTTTCGACAGACCGAAAAGTGCGCAAAGAAGCGAATGATGTGAGATATAGCTTCTTCATCGCGCATGAAGCCAAATTGGATGAGTTGTATGATCAATTAGTGAAAATCCGCTCAGTTATTGCCCGCAAATTGGGATTTACTAATTTTGTTGAGCTCGCTTACGCGCGCTTAAACCGATCAGACTACAATGCGAAGGATGTTGAAGCGTTCCGCAAACAAGTGCATGAGCATATTGTTCCCGCTGCTACTAAACTCAAAAATCGTCAGAAAGCTAGAATTGGTGTAGATTCACTGCACTATTATGACGATAAGTTTGGCTTCCCATCCGGGAATGCGACACCCAAGGGTGATGCGGATTGGATCGTAGAACAAGCCAGCAAGATGTATGCCGAGCTTTCACCTGAAACGGATGAATTTTTTACTTTCATGATTGAGAATGGATTAATGGATCTAGTCGCCAAGAAAGGCAAAAGAGTTGGTGGGTATTGCTCGTATATCAGCAGTTACCAAGCTCCGTATATCTTCTCCAACTTCAATGGAACTTCAGGGGATATTGATGTCCTAACTCACGAGGTAGGACATGCTTTTCAGGGCTTTAGCAGCCGTGAGTTCCAAGTGCCGGAATATATTTTCCCGACGTTGGAAGCCTGTGAGATCCATTCCATGAGTATGGAGTTTCTGGCGTGGCCGTGGATGTCGTTGTTCTTCGCGGAAGAGACGGATAAGTACAAGTTTAAACATTTAAGCGAGTCGCTTTTGTTCATCCCATATGGCGTTGCCGTTGATGAGTTTCAACACCGGGTATACGAGCAGCCGGAGCTGACACCTGCAGAGCGGAAACAAGTCTGGCGTGAAGTTGAACGCAAATATTTACCGCATCGCGTCTACGAAGATAACGATTATTTGGAAAGAGGAGGCTTCTGGCAGCAGCAGCCCCACATTTACAAAAGCCCGTTCTATTACATCGACTACACATTAGCTCAAGTGTGCGCATTTCAGTTCTGGAAACGGGCTAATGAAAATCCGGAGACAGCTTGGCAGGACTACTTGCGTTTATGCAAGCAAGGGGGAAGTCAGAGTTTCACCGAGCTTGTTGAAGTAGCGCGGCTCATTTCTCCGTTTCAAGACGGTTGTGTCGCTTCAGTCATCGGCCAGATTGAGTCTTGGCTTGACCAGATTGACGATAAAAGCCTCTAA